Proteins found in one Paenibacillus sp. FSL R10-2782 genomic segment:
- a CDS encoding alpha/beta hydrolase, with translation MKKTLTLTLGIAAVLAAALILFILYQNSYKMTEEKVQIETPKGILTGTLALPKDYSGKVGLVVFVHGDGPINDTYDDGYKPLWERFASKGYASLSLNKPGINGAPGNWLDQSMEDRAQDIRYAIAWARTLPMIDKQKIGLWGASQAGWVIPKIVKEEHNIAFSILVSPAVNWITQGQFNTRKEMEQAGATPQEITKRLDYNQHILQLLQKHASYEEYLKIANSDNLISRERWYFIGENYQSDSTEELGYFHSPVLLVLAGKDINVDVKDTERVYRQKVPSQLLSVIHLPEADHSMMNEKIAHSKSLTFLTAVFAPRKLVNDEYLKILADYVIRR, from the coding sequence TTGAAAAAAACATTAACACTTACTCTTGGTATTGCGGCAGTTCTGGCCGCTGCCTTAATATTGTTTATTTTATATCAAAATTCCTACAAGATGACGGAAGAAAAGGTACAAATTGAGACTCCTAAAGGGATATTAACGGGTACATTAGCTTTGCCTAAGGACTACTCAGGAAAGGTTGGACTGGTTGTTTTTGTCCATGGAGATGGTCCGATCAATGACACATACGATGATGGATACAAACCACTGTGGGAAAGGTTCGCTTCCAAGGGTTATGCCTCTTTGTCACTGAACAAGCCCGGTATTAATGGCGCTCCTGGAAATTGGCTGGACCAAAGCATGGAGGACCGGGCACAGGATATCCGATATGCAATAGCCTGGGCGAGAACCTTGCCGATGATCGATAAGCAGAAAATCGGCCTATGGGGAGCAAGTCAAGCAGGCTGGGTCATTCCGAAGATCGTGAAAGAGGAGCATAACATTGCTTTCAGCATCCTAGTATCACCAGCAGTGAACTGGATTACACAAGGGCAATTTAACACCAGAAAAGAGATGGAACAAGCTGGGGCTACTCCGCAAGAAATTACAAAGAGATTGGACTATAATCAACATATTTTGCAGTTACTGCAAAAACATGCTTCTTACGAAGAATACCTGAAAATAGCTAACTCTGACAATTTAATTTCCAGAGAAAGATGGTATTTTATAGGTGAGAATTATCAGTCTGACTCTACTGAAGAATTAGGTTACTTCCATTCTCCAGTACTATTGGTTCTAGCTGGTAAAGATATAAATGTTGATGTCAAAGATACCGAACGAGTGTATCGACAGAAGGTGCCTTCGCAGTTGCTATCCGTCATCCATTTACCTGAAGCCGATCATTCCATGATGAATGAAAAAATCGCGCATTCCAAGTCTCTCACTTTCTTAACTGCCGTATTTGCCCCCCGAAAATTGGTGAATGATGAGTATCTAAAAATCCTTGCTGATTACGTCATTCGGCGTTAA